From a region of the Phaseolus vulgaris cultivar G19833 chromosome 6, P. vulgaris v2.0, whole genome shotgun sequence genome:
- the LOC137831589 gene encoding cytochrome P450 714C2-like isoform X2, whose product MKLEFDSQFLISVVFLGFVGLLCYLYTLLVEKPNRLRSKLMKQGINGPPPTLLLGNLLELKKAQSATSKSSSEFPSSHNCAALLFPLFNKWRDQYGQVFMFSLGTIPILCVDQPDIVREFSVCTSLDLGKPAYQFKQQRPLVGKGVLYSNGAEWVHQRKIVAPELYMGKLKGMMNIISESAVSVLNLWSNKIEAEGGVADIKIDECLRNFSGNVISRACFGSSYAKSEEIFLKLNTLQELLSWKNMSKCIPGMSYLPTKTNREIWTLEKEVNEKILKVVKERKKSSFHQKDLLQMIFENVKDSNLSKNAIENFVVDNCKNMYLAGFESTAVAATWCLMLLASNQDWQDRVRTEVLEICNGRIPDLGTKNTRNRLTRLILQSWAEYYLGLNTILGWVLDFSPRWELLAFPRGWCSRLLLSAGALGFSSRLVLSASPLGWCSRLLLTTGGGYLQVAPMPKSEKL is encoded by the exons ATGAAGCTTGAATTTGATTCTCAGTTTTTGATATCTGTTGTATTTCTTGGTTTTGTTGGGCTGTTATGTTATCTGTACACTTTGTTAGTGGAGAAGCCAAATAGGCTTCGTTCTAAGCTAATGAAGCAAGGCATCAATGGTCCACCTCCAACTCTACTGCTTGGAAATCTTTTGGAGTTAAAGAAAGCTCAGTCTGCCACTTCAAAGTCTTCTTCTGAATTCCCTTCCTCTCACAACTGTGCTGCTCTTCTCTTTCCATTGTTTAATAAATGGAGAGATCAATATG GTCAAGTGTTCATGTTTTCTCTTGGAACCATTCCAATATTGTGCGTGGACCAACCAGACATAGTGAGAGAGTTCAGTGTATGCACATCCTTGGACTTGGGGAAGCCTGCATATCAATTTAAACAACAACGGCCTTTGGTGGGAAAAGGAGTTTTATATTCAAATGGGGCAGAATGGGTCCATCAAAGAAAGATCGTAGCTCCAGAACTATACATGGGAAAGCTTAAG GGAATGATGAATATAATTAGCGAGTCTGCTGTATCTGTGCTAAACTTGTGGAGTAATAAAATAGAAGCAGAAGGTGGAGTTGCTGACATCAAAATTGATGAGTGCTTAAGAAATTTCTCTGGGAATGTTATTTCAAGAGCATGCTTCGGAAGCAGTTATGCCAAGAGTGAAGAAATTTTCTTGAAACTCAACACTCTCCAAGAGTTGTTGTCCTGGAAAAATATGTCCAAATGTATCCCTGGCATGAG CTACCTTCCAACAAAGACGAATAGAGAAATATGGACATTAGAAAAGGAGGTGAATGAAAAGATACTCAAGGTGGtgaaggaaagaaagaaaagttcTTTTCATCAGAAGGACTTGCTGCAAATGATTTTTGAAAATGTTAAGGATAGTAACCTAAGTAAAAATGCCATTGAAAATTTTGTTGTTGATAACTGCAAGAATATGTACTTGGCCGGTTTTGAGTCAACTGCAGTTGCAGCTACATGGTGCCTGATGCTGTTGGCCTCAAACCAAGATTGGCAAGATCGTGTTCGCACTGAGGTGCTGGAAATTTGCAATGGAAGAATCCCAGATTTAG GGACCAAGAACACTCGAAATAGGTTAACAAGACTAATCCTTCAATCTTGGGCTGAATACTATCTTGGGCTGAATACTATCTTGGGCTGGGTACTTGATTTCTCTCCTCGATGGGAACTCTTGGCTTTTCCTCgcggctggtgctctcggcttctcctctcggctggtgctctcggcttctcctctcggctggtgctctcggcttctcctctcggctggtgctctcggcttctcctcacaacaggtggggggtacctgcaagtcgctccgatgccaaagtcagaaaag ctCTGA
- the LOC137831589 gene encoding cytochrome P450 714C2-like isoform X1: MKLEFDSQFLISVVFLGFVGLLCYLYTLLVEKPNRLRSKLMKQGINGPPPTLLLGNLLELKKAQSATSKSSSEFPSSHNCAALLFPLFNKWRDQYGQVFMFSLGTIPILCVDQPDIVREFSVCTSLDLGKPAYQFKQQRPLVGKGVLYSNGAEWVHQRKIVAPELYMGKLKGMMNIISESAVSVLNLWSNKIEAEGGVADIKIDECLRNFSGNVISRACFGSSYAKSEEIFLKLNTLQELLSWKNMSKCIPGMSYLPTKTNREIWTLEKEVNEKILKVVKERKKSSFHQKDLLQMIFENVKDSNLSKNAIENFVVDNCKNMYLAGFESTAVAATWCLMLLASNQDWQDRVRTEVLEICNGRIPDLGMLGKMKQLAMVIHEALRLYPPVTVVSREFLKDMKFGNLDVPKGFNLWIMIVSLHSNPDIWGDDAYKFKPERFANGTIGSCKLPHVYMPFGLGPRVCLGQNLAIIELKMLISLILSKFTFSLSPHYVHSPTLRLLIEPEHGVNILVKKL; encoded by the exons ATGAAGCTTGAATTTGATTCTCAGTTTTTGATATCTGTTGTATTTCTTGGTTTTGTTGGGCTGTTATGTTATCTGTACACTTTGTTAGTGGAGAAGCCAAATAGGCTTCGTTCTAAGCTAATGAAGCAAGGCATCAATGGTCCACCTCCAACTCTACTGCTTGGAAATCTTTTGGAGTTAAAGAAAGCTCAGTCTGCCACTTCAAAGTCTTCTTCTGAATTCCCTTCCTCTCACAACTGTGCTGCTCTTCTCTTTCCATTGTTTAATAAATGGAGAGATCAATATG GTCAAGTGTTCATGTTTTCTCTTGGAACCATTCCAATATTGTGCGTGGACCAACCAGACATAGTGAGAGAGTTCAGTGTATGCACATCCTTGGACTTGGGGAAGCCTGCATATCAATTTAAACAACAACGGCCTTTGGTGGGAAAAGGAGTTTTATATTCAAATGGGGCAGAATGGGTCCATCAAAGAAAGATCGTAGCTCCAGAACTATACATGGGAAAGCTTAAG GGAATGATGAATATAATTAGCGAGTCTGCTGTATCTGTGCTAAACTTGTGGAGTAATAAAATAGAAGCAGAAGGTGGAGTTGCTGACATCAAAATTGATGAGTGCTTAAGAAATTTCTCTGGGAATGTTATTTCAAGAGCATGCTTCGGAAGCAGTTATGCCAAGAGTGAAGAAATTTTCTTGAAACTCAACACTCTCCAAGAGTTGTTGTCCTGGAAAAATATGTCCAAATGTATCCCTGGCATGAG CTACCTTCCAACAAAGACGAATAGAGAAATATGGACATTAGAAAAGGAGGTGAATGAAAAGATACTCAAGGTGGtgaaggaaagaaagaaaagttcTTTTCATCAGAAGGACTTGCTGCAAATGATTTTTGAAAATGTTAAGGATAGTAACCTAAGTAAAAATGCCATTGAAAATTTTGTTGTTGATAACTGCAAGAATATGTACTTGGCCGGTTTTGAGTCAACTGCAGTTGCAGCTACATGGTGCCTGATGCTGTTGGCCTCAAACCAAGATTGGCAAGATCGTGTTCGCACTGAGGTGCTGGAAATTTGCAATGGAAGAATCCCAGATTTAGGTATGCTTGGTAAGATGAAGCAG CTAGCAATGGTTATTCATGAAGCACTGCGCCTTTATCCTCCTGTGACTGTGGTGTCAAGAGAATTCTTGAAGGACATGAAATTTGGGAACCTTGATGTTCCCAAAGGGTTTAACCTTTGGATAATGATAGTAAGTTTGCATTCAAATCCAGATATATGGGGAGATGATGCCTACAAATTCAAGCCAGAAAGATTTGCCAATGGAACCATAGGTTCTTGTAAGTTGCCACACGTCTACATGCCCTTCGGGCTTGGTCCACGAGTGTGTCTAGGACAAAACTTGGCTATTATCGAACTTAAGATGCTCATATCTCTCATATTGTCCAAATTCACTTTCTCACTCTCTCCACACTACGTTCATTCGCCTACTCTTAGGTTGCTCATAGAGCCTGAGCATGGGGTCAATATCTTAGTGAAAAAACTATGA
- the LOC137833501 gene encoding uncharacterized protein produces the protein MASTNPKARSYFSKLLNKVETVEPIANVDVVEPTSNVDVAGPSKKSKKRDRSSKRSHSSSRRHRHSENVSSEPLPETIFSATTKYAKFVQTSFSESSYNMLKNMDVASLADSVIELSSRNLLIGKMMKEKNGNCVSLSEFEKLKNDLAEYKERMNSLSLELEKMKKQKKEQEIENEGLGKEISDLKNENLKSSAENAQLFKDNQLLTEKVSTLSSANESDKNTIKLMDEEINQLRTNVFEAESFIFEQHKLGFEKALQQAKYFYKIPIDEGNFDVKKDFYNGELVPANEIPDNDAEDINIEN, from the exons ATGGCAAGCACTAATCCGAAAGCTCGATCTTACTTTTCGAAATTGCTGAACAAAGTGG AAACCGTGGAACCTATTGCTAATGTTGACGTGGTGGAACCGACAAGTAATGTCGATGTTGCTGGTCCTtcgaagaaatcaaagaaacgaGATAGGAGTAGCAAGAGGTCACATTCGTCTTCTCGGCGCCATCGCCATAGTGAAAATGTTTCATCTGAACCTCTTCCTGAGACGATTTTTAGTGCTACGACTAAGTATGCAAAGTTTGTTCAAACATCTTTTAGTGAATCATCTTACAATATGCTGAAAAATATGGATGTTGCTTCATTAGCGGATTCTGTTATTGAATTGTCAAGTAGAAATCTTTTGATTGGAAAAATGATGAAAGAGAAGAATGGGAACTGCGTGTCGTTatctgaatttgaaaaattgaaGAATGATCTTGCTGAGTATAAGGAAAGGATGAACTCTTTATCTTTAGAGttagaaaagatgaaaaaacagaaaaaggaaCAAGAAATCGAGAATGAAGGTCTTGGAAAAGAAATTTCTGATTTGAAGAATGAAAATCTGAAATCTAGCGCAGAGAATGCTCAATTGTTCAAGGATAATCAACTTTTGACCGAGAAGGTATCAACGTTATCTTCTGCGAATGAATCCGACAAGAACACCATCAAACTTATGGATGAGGAGATTAATCAGCTAAGGACTAATGTTTTTGAAGCTGAAAGTTTTATATTTGAACAACACAAACTTGGCTTTGAGAAGGCTCTTCAACAAGCAAAATACTTTTATAAGATTCCTATTGATGAAGGTAATTTTGATGTTAAGAAGGACTTTTATAATGGTGAGCTAGTTCCTGCTAATGAGATTCCGGATAATGATGCTGAAGATATTAATATCGAAAATTAG
- the LOC137833502 gene encoding uncharacterized protein, with protein sequence MERFGKVALGIRNLSPEVTMHHMITALKPGPFADSLCKKPAINLDELRQRASKFMQMEELREFRNQVRVDGGEKRVIEREHPPVARRAQEEFRSRKFQQYTPLNTNRARILQEAMAAEIIPSPRKARTPERADRTKHCEYHKNHGHHTEECIGLKDRIEELIHAGQLKRFVQRGNARAWLSPERDVRGRELGERRVERFERRENKRVEKRDERRIGRPDERGDRIYQNTQSVRRSRERSLGRPVRGSINTISGGFSGKESSSARKQHWRNIRAVNHVFKRRTLPPMLFTDEDFQEIDPDHDDPMVITVEIAEYAVMKTLVDQGSSVDILFWDTFKRLHLREEDIVPFREQIIGFSGERVNTKGYVDLVTTFGRGSKIRKIKIRYLVVDASTSYNVLLGRSSLNKLGAIVSTPHLAMKFPTEKGEIATVYVNQRDARECYAAGLKMNLKMDRYAEKIVAMVDLDPRLNEERLEPKEETTTVVLGQDDRQCTYISGSMPDELLSKLITLLRNNKDLFAWQPSDIPGIDPEVMCHKLFVCREAKPVSQKRRKLGEERRQAAIEETQKLIQAGFIQEAKYTTWLSNVVLVKKPNGQWRMCTDYTDLNKACPKDTYPLPNIDRLVDGASGQEMMSFLDAYSGYNQIQMYAPDIPKTAFTTDVANYCYKVMPFGLKNAGATYQRLMDKVFKEQIGKNLEVYVDDMVVKSSEIQKHLEDLEEVFAQIRKYNIRLNPEKCVFGVRGGKFLGFMLTNRGIEANPDKCEAIMQMGRPKNLKEVQRLVGKLNSLSRFLPILAEKTKPIINLLKKSENFVWSEQCEQALSQIKSMVAEPPILVKPVPNQPIIVYLATSNEAIRAALIQENPEQKPIYFVSRTLQNAETRYPKVERIALTLVYAARRLRPYFQNHQIIVRTDFPISKILKKPELAGRMVTWSMELSEYGIKYEPRGPIKAQSLADFIIQMPTSAQQDQWTWYVDGASSKRGSGAGIVLEGPDNFQVEMALRFEFKTSNN encoded by the coding sequence atgGAACGTTTTGGAAAGGTTGCTTTGGGAATCCGAAATCTTAGCCCAGAGGTTACCATGCATCATATGATAACGGCATTAAAACCGGGACCATTTGCCGATAGTCTTTGCAAGAAACCTGCGATCAATTTGGATGAACTAAGGCAACGAGCatcaaaatttatgcaaatgGAAGAATTAAGGGAGTTTCGAAACCAAGTAAGGGTTGATGGAGGTGAGAAGAGGGTGATAGAAAGAGAACACCCACCTGTTGCAAGAAGAGCCCAAGAAGAGTTCAGAAGTCGAAAGTTCCAGCAATACACACCTCTAAATACAAACAGAGCAAGAATTTTACAGGAAGCCATGGCAGCCGAAATAATACCATCACCAAGAAAAGCAAGAACACCAGAAAGGGCAGACCGCACCAAACATTGTgaatatcataaaaatcatggtCATCATACAGAAGAATGTATTGGGTTGAAAGACAGAATAGAAGAGTTGATTCATGCCGGGCAGTTAAAACGTTTTGTTCAAAGGGGAAACGCAAGAGCATGGTTGAGTCCTGAGAGAGATGTGAGAGGGCGAGAGCTGGGTGAAAGAAGGGTTGAAAGGTTTGAAAGGAGAGAAAATAAACGAGTGGAAAAAAGAGATGAAAGAAGGATTGGAAGGCCAGACGAAAGAGGAGATAGAATCTATCAAAACACCCAGTCAGTAAGACGAAGTAGAGAGCGAAGTTTGGGAAGGCCGGTTAGGGGGTCTATAAATACGATCTCAGGAGGTTTTTCTGGGAAGGAATCCTCATCTGCACGAAAGCAACATTGGAGAAATATCAGGGCTGTTAATCATGTTTTTAAAAGAAGAACTTTACCACCAATGCTTTTCACAGACGAAGACTTTCAAGAAATTGATCCAGATCATGATGATCCTATGGTGATCACGGTTGAAATAGCCGAATATGCTGTCATGAAGACCCTGGTTGATCAAGGGAGTTCGGTTGATATCTTGTTCTGGGATACGTTTAAAAGGTTGCATTTGAGAGAAGAAGACATAGTGCCTTTCCGAGAGCAAATCATTGGCTTTTCGGGCGAAAGAGTTAACACAAAGGGATATGTTGATTTGGTAACAACATTTGGAAGAGGTagcaaaattagaaaaattaaaatccgATATCTGGTGGTGGACGCATCCACTTCATACAATGTGTTGCTAGGACGATCTTCCTTAAATAAGTTAGGAGCAATCGTGTCAACACCGCATTTGGCCATGAAATTCCCAACAGAAAAAGGAGAGATAGCGACAGTTTATGTCAATCAAAGAGATGCTCGGGAGTGTTATGCGGCAGGTCTAAAAATGAATTTGAAGATGGATAGATATGCTGAAAAAATAGTAGCCATGGTGGACTTGGATCCCAGATTGAATGAGGAAAGGCTGGAGccgaaagaagaaacaacaacaGTAGTGTTAGGCCAAGACGACAGACAGTGCACTTATATAAGTGGAAGTATGCCTGATGAATTGCTTAGCAAACTTATCACACTGTTGCGTAACAATAAGGATTTATTTGCCTGGCAGCCGTCTGATATTCCTGGAATTGATCCAGAGGTAATGTGTCACAAATTATTTGTTTGCCGGGAAGCAAAACCGGTATCTCAAAAACGAAGAAAGTTAGGAGAAGAACGACGACAGGCAGCAATTGAAGAAACTCAAAAATTAATACAAGCTGGTTTTATCCAAGAAGCTAAGTATACTACGTGGTTGTCTAATGTGGTACTCGTCAAAAAACCAAATGGACAATGGAGAATGTGTACAGATTACACCGatttgaacaaagcttgcccaaaagaCACATATCCATTGCCTAACATAGACCGACTAGTTGATGGGGCATCTGGCCAAGAGATGATGAGTTTCCTTGATGCTTATTCGGGGTATAATCAAATACAGATGTATGCACCTGATATCCCGAAAACAGCTTTCACCACTGATGTTgcaaattattgttataaagtcATGCCTTTCGGCTTGAAGAATGCTGGAGCAAcataccaaagattgatggacaaAGTGTTTAAAGAACAGATTGGAAAAAACCTAGAAGTGTACGTTGATGACATGGTCGTTAAATCAAGTGAGATACAGAAACACCTGGAAGATCTTGAAGAAGTGTTTGCTCAAATAAGAAAGTACAATATTCGTCTTAATCCAGAAAAATGCGTTTTCGGCGTCAGAGGAGGAAAATTTTTGGGATTCATGTTGACAAACAGAGGAATCGAAGCCAATCCTGATAAATGTGAGGCAATCATGCAGATGGGAAGACCGAAAAACCTAAAAGAAGTACAAAGGCTAGTAGGAAAGCTGAATTCCTTATCAAGATTTCTGCCAATATTGGCTGAGAAAACCAAACCGATTATAAACTTGTTGAAAAAATCTGAAAACTTTGTGTGGAGTGAACAATGTGAGCAAGCTTTATCTCAAATAAAAAGCATGGTGGCTGAACCTCCAATCTTAGTAAAACCTGTACCCAATCAACCCATCATAGTCTACTTAGCCACTTCAAATGAAGCAATAAGAGCTGCTTTAATCCAAGAAAACCCAGAGCAGAAACCGATATATTTTGTGAGTAGAACCCTACAAAATGCCGAAACCAGATATCCCAAAGTTGAGAGAATTGCCCTAACATTAGTGTATGCTGCAAGACGCCTTCGACCATACTTTCAAAATCATCAGATAATTGTGAGGACAGATTTTccaatatctaaaattttaaaaaaaccagAGCTTGCAGGTCGAATGGTGACATGGTCAATGGAGCTTTCGGAGTATGGAATCAAATACGAACCAAGAGGACCAATCAAAGCCCAATCTCTTGCAGATTTTATCATTCAGATGCCAACATCAGCACAACAGGACCAGTGGACTTGGTATGTAGATGGCGCGTCAAGCAAAAGAGGAAGCGGAGCAGGAATAGTACTTGAAGGACCAGATAATTTCCAAGTAGAGATGGCGCTAAGATTCGAGTTCAAAACATCCAACAACTAG
- the LOC137831590 gene encoding cytochrome P450 714C2-like, whose translation MKLEFDSQFLISVVFLGFVGLLCYLYTLLVEKPNRLRSKLMKQGINGPPPTLLLGNILELKKAQSATSKSFSETPSSHNCAALLLPLFDQWRDQYGQVFMFSLGPIQILCVNQPDIVREITVCTSLDLGKPAYQLKQLGPLVGKGILTSNGAKWVHQRKIVAPELYMEKVKGMMNIISESAVSVLNLWSNKIEAEGGVADIKIDECLRNFSGNVISRVCFGSNYAKNEEIFLKLNTLQELLSWKNMSRRIPGMSYLPTKTNREIWSLEKDVNEMIVQVVNERKKSAFEKDLLQMVIENVKDDNLSKEDIDSFIVDNCKNIYLAGYETTAVSATWCLMLLASNQDWQDRVRAEVLEICGGRIPDLSMLGKMKQLAMVINEVLRLYPPVTVVSREALKDMKFGNLDIPKGFNIWVMVVSFHTNPDIWGDDAYKFKPERFANGTIGSCKLPHVYMPFGVGPRVCLGQNLAILELKMIIALILSKFTFSLSPHYVHSPTLRLLIEPEHGVNILVKKL comes from the exons ATGAAGCTTGAATTTGATTCTCAGTTTTTAATATCTGTTGTATTTCTTGGTTTTGTTGGGCTGTTATGTTATCTGTACACTTTGTTAGTGGAGAAGCCAAATAGGCTTCGTTCTAAGCTAATGAAGCAAGGCATCAATGGTCCACCTCCAACTCTACTGCTTGGAAATATTTTGGAGTTAAAGAAAGCTCAGTCTGCCACTTCAAAGTCTTTTTCTGAAACCCCTTCCTCTCACAACTGTGCTGCTCTTCTCCTTCCATTGTTTGATCAATGGAGAGACCAATATG GTCAAGTATTCATGTTTTCTCTTGGACCTATTCAAATACTGTGTGTAAACCAACCCGACATAGTGAGAGAGATTACTGTATGCACATCCTTGGACTTGGGGAAGCCTGCATATCAACTTAAACAACTAGGGCCTTTGGTGGGAAAAGGAATTTTAACTTCAAATGGGGCAAAATGGGTCCATCAAAGAAAGATCGTAGCTCCAGAACTATACATGGAAAAGGTTAAG GGAATGATGAATATAATTAGTGAGTCTGCTGTATCTGTGCTAAACTTGTGGAGTAATAAAATAGAAGCAGAAGGTGGAGTTGCTGACATCAAAATTGATGAGTGCTTAAGAAATTTCTCTGGGAATGTTATTTCAAGAGTATGCTTTGGAAGCAATTATGCCAAGAATGAAGAAATTTTCTTGAAACTCAACACTCTCCAAGAGTTGTTGTCTTGGAAAAATATGTCCAGACGTATCCCTGGCATGAG CTACCTTCCAACAAAGACCAATAGAGAAATATGGTCATTAGAAAAGGATGTGAATGAAATGATAGTCCAAGTGGtgaatgaaagaaagaaaagtgcTTTTGAGAAGGACTTGCTGCAAATGGTTATTGAAAATGTTAAGGATGATAACCTAAGTAAAGAGGACATTGACAGTTTTATCGTTGATAACTGCAAGAATATATACTTGGCAGGCTATGAGACAACTGCAGTTTCAGCTACATGGTGCCTCATGCTGCTGGCCTCAAACCAAGATTGGCAAGATCGTGTTCGCGCTGAGGTGCTGGAAATTTGCGGGGGTAGAATCCCAGATTTGAGTATGCTTGGAAAGATGAAGCAG CTAGCAATGGTTATTAATGAAGTATTGCGCCTTTATCCTCCTGTGACTGTGGTGTCAAGAGAGGCCTTAAAGGACATGAAATTTGGGAACCTTGATATTCCCAAGGGGTTTAACATTTGGGTAATGGTAGTAAGTTTTCATACGAATCCAGATATATGGGGAGATGATGCCTACAAATTCAAGCCAGAAAGATTTGCCAATGGAACCATAGGTTCTTGTAAGTTGCCACACGTCTACATGCCCTTTGGGGTTGGTCCACGAGTGTGTCTAGGACAGAACTTGGCTATTCTCGAACTTAAGATGATTATAGCTCTCATATTGTCCAAATTCACTTTCTCACTCTCTCCACACTATGTTCATTCGCCAACTCTTAGGTTGCTCATAGAGCCTGAGCATGGAGTCAATATCTTAGTGAAAAAACTATGA
- the LOC137831592 gene encoding reticulon-like protein B1, with protein sequence MDVADSDFLSNKETDDEDSEFETDFERYFVFSTARNRFFGRKRPLRVTLGSGLIADIILWRNKKISLSVLVGVTFIWLIFKRMDYTVISFICDSLILLLAMLFLRSHVTSFIGILPPLELSSFILPKGFLVSTAISVTRIINNLLITFGILASGQDLKKFLLVTVTFGVVSFLDTRFSAATLIYIASVILLIVPVVYEKHGDVIDILAERALFDLNHLYADLMKKIFGKSQPPSQEYIED encoded by the exons ATGGATGTTGCAGACTCTGATTTTCTCAGTAACAAAGAAACCGATGATGAAGATTCTGAATTTGAGACTGATTTTGAGAGATATTTTGTGTTCTCCACTGCCAGGAACCGCTTCTTTGGCCGGAAAAGACCTCTTCGTGTTACCCTAGGCTCTGGACTGA TCGCTGATATTATACTCTGGAGGAACAAGAAGATCTCATTAAGCGTTCTTGTTGGTGTAACTTTCATATGGTTGATTTTTAAGAGGATGGATTACACCGTGATTAGTTTCATTTGTGACTCTCTCATACTTCTATTGGCAATGTTATTCCTACGGAGCCATGTAACATCCTTCATTGGCAT ATTACCACCACTTGAATTATCATCATTCATCTTGCCCAAAGGGTTTCTTGTCAGTACAGCTATTTCAGTGACACGTATAATTAATAATCTACTCATAACATTTGGGATCCTAGCTTCCGGACAAGATTTGAAGAAATTTCTCTTG GTTACAGTGACATTCGGAGTTGTCTCATTTCTTGACACTCGGTTCAGTGCTGCAACTCTAATCTACATAG CATCCGTGATATTGCTGATAGTGCCAGTGGTATATGAAAAGCATGGGGACGTTATTGACATCCTTGCGGAGAGGGCACTGTTTGACTTGAATCATCTATATGCAgatttgatgaagaagattttCGGGAAATCGCAACCACCCTCGCAAGAGTACATTGAGGATTAG
- the LOC137831593 gene encoding protein YCF54, chloroplastic, with protein MMLGMATLTLGSSTTMVAQQQHAATLASANGHRRHSVSSRSHSFPMSLVSPTHQSFTFLSSFKEPAHARPFTTAVASVDSDQLNSSDPPTKNEANKYYFVVANAKFMLDEEEHFQEQLFERLRLFGERNQEQDFWLVIEPKFLDKFPNITNRLKRPAVALVSTNGTWIKFMKLRLDRVLSDSFEAESLEEALAFNPTDLKFEKPEKWVAPYPKYEFGWWQPFLPPVQKEVKP; from the exons ATGATGCTTGGTATGGCCACTCTTACTTTGGGTTCATCAACCACAATGGTGGCTCAACAACAGCATGCTGCCACTCTTGCCTCAGCAAATGGACACAGAAGGCACAGTGTTTCCAGCAGGAGTCACTCATTTCCCATGAGTTTGGTGTCTCCCACCCACCAAAgcttcacctttctctcttccttCAAGGAACCAGCACATGCACGCCCCTTCACCACAGCTGTTGCATCTGTTGATTCTGACCAGCTCAATTCTTCTGATCCTCCCACCAAG AATGAAGCAAACAAGTATTATTTTGTTGTTGCAAATGCAAAATTTATGTTGGATGAGGAGGAGCATTTCCAGGAGCAATTGTTTGAGCGGCTCCGTCTCTTTGGGGAGCGTAATCAAGAACAGGATTTCTGGCTTGTCATTGAGCCTAAGTTCTTGGATAAGTTCCCTAACATTACCAACAGGTTAAAGAGACCTGCTGTTGCTCTTGTGTCAACCAATGGTACCTGGATCAA GTTCATGAAGTTGAGACTGGACCGAGTTTTATCTGACAGTTTTGAAGCTGAGAGCCTAGAGGAAGCATTAGCTTTCAATCCTACTGATTTGAAGTTTGAGAAGCCTGAGAAATGGGTGGCACCCTATCCCAAATATGAATTTGGATGGTGGCAACCCTTCTTGCCCCCTGTTCAGAAAGAGGTGAAGCCTTAA
- the LOC137831594 gene encoding large ribosomal subunit protein bL17c, whose protein sequence is MASVSVMATSSDNRWSMASLRSALPSPSPPSLSSSVRFSVSSSSSSSTMKLRISRTKPKSLLTTFTGLAPLNLLFLSAPSSASEYTGCDHSFTIIDNGGRVSAMRHGRRVPKLNRPPDQRRALIRGLTTQLLKYGRIKTTRARASAIRKYVDKMITLAKDGSLHKRRQALGFIYEKQIVHALFAEVPERYGERNGGYTRIIRTLPRRGDNAPMAYIELV, encoded by the exons ATGGCGTCAGTTTCAGTCATGGCTACGAGCAGCGACAACAGGTGGTCTATGGCTTCCTTGCGCTCTGCTTTACCCTCtccttctcctccttcactTTCCTCTTCAGTGCGCTTCTCTgtctcttcatcttcttcgtcTTCTACAATGAAACTCCGAATTTCTCGAACCAAACCCAAATCCCTTCTCACCACTTTCACCGGTCTCGCCCCTCTTAACCTCCTCTTCCTCTCCGCTCCTTCTTCTGCTTCAG AATACACCGGCTGTGATCACTCCTTTACCATTATTGACAATGGTGGTCGAGTATCTGCCATGAGACATGGGAGGCGGGTGCCCAAACTCAACAGGCCACCTGATCAGCGCCGTGCGCTCATTCGAGGCCTTACAACTCAGCTCCTCAAATATGGTCGCATCAAGACCACCAGAGCAAGGGCCAGTGCAATTAGGAAGTATGTTGATAAAATGATTACTTTAGCGAAGGATGGATCTCTTCATAAAAGGAGACAAGCCCTTGGGTTCATCTATGAGAAGCAGATTGTTCATGCTTTATTTGCAGAGGTTCCAGAGCGTTACGGTGAAAGAAATGGGGGTTACACAAGAATTATAAGAACCCTACCAAGGCGAGGTGATAATGCACCTATGGCATACATTGAACTTGTGTAA